The Hevea brasiliensis isolate MT/VB/25A 57/8 chromosome 1, ASM3005281v1, whole genome shotgun sequence genome has a window encoding:
- the LOC110650841 gene encoding ATPase 9, plasma membrane-type codes for MATKSISLEEIKNENVDLERIPIDEVFQQLQCTREGLSSEEGEKRLQIFGPNKLEEKKESKLLKFLGFMWNPLSWVMEIAAIMAIALANGGGQPPDWQDFVGIVVLLFINSTISFIEENNAGNAAAALMAGLAPKTKVLRDGRWSEQEAAILVPGDVISIKLGDIIPADARLLEGDPLKIDQSALTGESLPVTKNPGDEIFSGSTCKQGEIEAVVIATGVHTFFGKAAHLVDSTNQEGHFQKVLTAIGNFCICSIALGMVVEIVVMYPIQRRKYRDGIDNLLVLLIGGIPIAMPTVLSVTMAIGSHRLSQQGAITKRMTAIEEMAGMDVLCSDKTGTLTLNKLTVDKSLIEVFAKDVDKDSVILYGAMASRVENQDAIDACIVGMLGDPKEARAGITEVHFLPFNPVEKRTAITYIDSEGNWHRISKGAPEQIIELCNLRDDAKKKAHAIIAKFADRGLRSLAVCRQTVPEKTKDSPGGPWQFVGLLPLFDPPRHDSAETINRALNLGVNVKMITGDQLAIGKETGRRLGMGTNMYPSSALLGQNKDESIAALPVDELIEKADGFAGVFPEHKYEIVKRLQERKHICGMTGDGVNDAPALKKADIGIAVADATDAARGASDIVLTEPGLSVIVSAVLTSRAIFQRMKNYTIYAVSITIRIVLGFMLLALIWKFDFSPFMVLIIAILNDGTIMTISKDRVKPSPLPDSWKLKEIFATGIVLGTYLAVMTVVFFWAAHSSDFFSEKFGVRSIRNNHDELTAAVYLQVSIVSQALIFVTRSRSWSFVERPGLLLVTAFVIAQLIATLLAVYAEWDFAKVHGIGWGWAGIIWIYSIVFYIPLDILKFLIRYALSGKAWDNLVQNKTAFTTKKDYGRGEREAQWAAAQRTLHGLQPPETAELFQDKNYRELSEIAEQAKRRAEVARLRELHTLKGHVESVVRLKGLDIDTLQQHYTV; via the exons ATGGCTACCAAAAGCATCAGCTTGGAGGAAATTAAAAACGAGAATGTCGACCTT GAGCGCATACCAATCGATGAAGTGTTTCAGCAACTGCAATGCACCAGAGAAGGTTTGTCTTCAGAGGAAGGAGAGAAGAGGCTGCAGATCTTTGGCCCCAACAAGCTCGAAGAGAAAAAG GAAAGCAAGCTTTTAAAATTCTTGGGTTTTATGTGGAATCCGCTCTCATGGGTCATGGAAATTGCTGCAATCATGGCCATTGCTTTGGCTAATGGAGGG GGTCAGCCACCAGATTGGCAGGACTTTGTGGGTATCGTGGTGTTGCTTTTCATCAACTCCACTATTAGTTTCATTGAAGAGAACAATGCAGGTAATGCTGCAGCTGCTCTTATGGCGGGACTAGCTCCTAAAACCAAG GTCTTAAGAGATGGAAGGTGGTCCGAGCAAGAAGCTGCTATATTAGTTCCAGGGGATGTGATCAGCATCAAGTTGGGAGATATTATCCCAGCTGATGCTCGTCTTCTGGAGGGAGATCCTCTGAAGATTGATCAATCTGCTCTCACAGGTGAGTCCTTGCCCGTGACCAAGAACCCAGGTGATGAAATCTTCTCCGGATCTACCTGCAAGCAAGGTGAGATTGAAGCTGTTGTAATTGCCACTGGGGTGCACACCTTCTTCGGTAAAGCTGCTCATCTTGTGGACAGTACCAATCAAGAAGGCCACTTCCAGAAGGTGTTGACGGCTATCGGGAACTTTTGCATATGCTCCATTGCATTAGGAATGGTCGTTGAGATAGTAGTAATGTACCCAATTCAGCGCCGCAAGTATCGAGATGGAATTGACAATCTTTTGGTGCTTCTCATTGGAGGGATTCCAATTGCCATGCCAACTGTCCTGTCTGTGACTATGGCCATCGGCTCCCACCGGCTTTCACAGCAAGGTGCTATCACCAAGAGGATGACAGCCATCGAAGAAATGGCTGGAATGGATGTCTTGTGCAGTGACAAGACTGGAACTCTCACTCTCAACAAGCTTACAGTGGATAAGTCCTtgattgag GTTTTTGCAAAAGATGTGGACAAAGATAGTGTGATTTTATACGGGGCTATGGCCTCCAGGGTTGAAAATCAGGATGCTATTGATGCATGTATTGTTGGGATGTTGGGTGACCCCAAGGAG GCCAGAGCAGGCATCACTGAGGTACATTTTCTGCCATTTAACCCAGTGGAAAAGCGCACGGCTATAACATACATCGACTCAGAAGGCAATTGGCACAGAATTAGCAAGGGAGCACCAGAGCAG ATCATTGAATTGTGCAACCTCAGGGATGATGCAAAAAAGAAAGCTCATGCCATCATTGCTAAGTTTGCCGATCGTGGACTACGCTCTCTAGCTGTTTGTAGACAA ACTGTGCCAGAGAAAACCAAGGATAGCCCTGGAGGGCCATGGCAATTTGTTGGTCTCTTGCCTCTTTTTGATCCTCCAAGGCATGACAGTGCAGAAACCATTAATCGTGCCCTTAACCTAGGTGTCAATGTCAAGATGATCACTGGTGACCAGCTTGCAATTGGCAAGGAAACTGGTCGCAGGCTTGGAATGGGAACCAACATGTATCCTTCCTCTGCTCTCCTTGGACAGAACAAGGATGAGTCTATTGCTGCCCTTCCTGTTGATGAGCTTATTGAAAAGGCTGATGGCTTTGCTGGTGTCTTCCCTG AGCACAAATACGAGATTGTGAAGAGGCTGCAAGAAAGGAAGCACATTTGTGGGATGACTGGAGATGGTGTGAATGATGCTCCAGCATTGAAGAAGGCAGACATTGGAATTGCAGTGGCTGATGCTACTGATGCAGCTCGGGGTGCATCTGATATAGTCTTGACAGAGCCAGGATTGAGTGTGATTGTGAGTGCCGTCTTAACAAGCAGAGCCATTTTCCAGAGAATGAAGAATTACACAATTTATGCAGTTTCTATAACCATCCGGATTGTGCTGGGTTTTATGCTTCTTGCACTTATTTGGAAGTTTGATTTCTCTCCTTTCATGGTTCTCATCATTGCAATTCTCAATGATGGAACGATCATGACTATTTCCAAAGATAGAGTGAAACCATCTCCACTTCCAGATTCATGGAAGTTAAAGGAGATCTTTGCTACTGGAATTGTCCTTGGTACCTACCTAGCTGTTATGACTGTTGTATTCTTCTGGGCTGCTCACAGTTCTGACTTCTTCTCG GAAAAGTTTGGTGTTAGATCCATCAGAAACAACCATGATGAGCTTACAGCTGCAGTCTACCTCCAAGTGAGCATAGTCAGTCAGGCACTAATCTTCGTTACAAGGTCCCGTAGCTGGTCTTTTGTCGAACGCCCCGGTCTCCTACTTGTGACTGCTTTTGTCATTGCACAACTG ATTGCTACTCTCCTCGCTGTATATGCCGAATGGGATTTTGCTAAAGTACATGGTATTGGCTGGGGATGGGCTGGTATTATTTGGATCTACAGCATTGTCTTCTACATCCCTCTAGATATTCTGAAGTTCCTCATCCGATATGCTTTGAGTGGCAAGGCCTGGGATAACCTAGTCCAAAACAAG ACTGCATTCACAACAAAGAAGGATTATGGAAGAGGAGAGAGGGAAGCACAATGGGCTGCAGCTCAACGTACCCTGCATGGACTGCAGCCTCCGGAAACTGCAGAACTCTTCCAAGATAAGAATTACAGGGAGTTGTCTGAGATTGCTGAGCAGGCCAAGAGGCGTGCAGAAGTTGCAAG GTTAAGAGAACTTCATACACTCAAAGGACATGTTGAATCAGTGGTGAGACTCAAGGGACTAGACATTGACACCCTTCAACAGCACTACACTGTTTGA
- the LOC110635631 gene encoding ATPase 9, plasma membrane-type — MATKNISLEEIKNENVDLERIPVDEVFQQLQCTREGLSTEEGEKRLQIFGPNKLEEKKESKLLKFLGFMWNPLSWVMEIAAIMAIALANGGGQPPDWQDFVGIVVLLFINSTISFIEENNAGNAAAALMAGLAPKTKVLRDGRWSEQEAAILVPGDVISIKLGDIIPADARLLEGDPLKIDQSALTGESLPVTKNPGDEIFSGSTCKQGEIEAVVIATGVHTFFGKAAHLVDSTNQEGHFQKVLTAIGNFCICSIALGMVVEIVVMYPIQHRKYRDGIDNLLVLLIGGIPIAMPTVLSVTMAIGSHRLSQQGAITKRMTAIEEMAGMDVLCSDKTGTLTLNKLTVDKSLIEVFAKDVDKDSVILYGAMASRVENQDAIDACIVGMLGDPKEARAGITEVHFLPFNPVEKRTAITYIDSEGNWHRISKGAPEQIIELCNLRDDAKKKAHAIIDKFADRGLRSLGVCRQTVPEKTKDSPGGPWQFVGLLPLFDPPRHDSAETINRALNLGVNVKMITGDQLAIGKETGRRLGMGTNMYPSSALLGQNKDESIAALPVDELIEKADGFAGVFPEHKYEIVKRLQERKHICGMTGDGVNDAPALKKADIGIAVADATDAARGASDIVLTEPGLSVIVSAVLTSRAIFQRMKNYTIYAVSITIRIVLGFMLLALIWKFDFSPFMVLIIAILNDGTIMTISKDRVKPSPLPDSWKLKEIFATGIVLGTYLAVMTVVFFWAAHSSDFFSEKFGVRSIRNNHDELTAAVYLQVSIVSQALIFVTRSRSWSFVERPGLLLVTAFVIAQLIATLIAVYAEWDFAKVNGIGWGWAGVIWIYSIVFYFPLDILKFLIRYALSGKAWDNLVQNKTAFTTKKDYGRGEREAQWAAAQRTLHGLQPPETAELFQDKNYRELSEIAEQAKRRAEVARLRELHTLKGHVESVVRLKGLDIDTLQQHYTV, encoded by the exons ATGGCTACCAAGAACATTAGCTTGGAGGAAATTAAAAACGAGAATGTCGACCTT GAGCGCATACCAGTTGATGAAGTGTTTCAGCAACTGCAATGCACCAGAGAAGGTTTGTCAACAGAGGAAGGAGAGAAGAGGCTGCAGATCTTTGGGCCCAACAAGCTCGAAGAGAAAAAG GAAAGCAAGCTTCTGAAATTCTTGGGTTTTATGTGGAATCCGCTCTCATGGGTCATGGAAATTGCTGCAATCATGGCCATTGCTTTGGCTAATGGAGGG GGTCAGCCACCAGATTGGCAGGACTTTGTGGGTATTGTGGTGTTGCTTTTCATCAACTCCACTATTAGTTTCATTGAAGAGAACAATGCAGGTAATGCTGCAGCTGCTCTTATGGCTGGACTAGCTCCTAAAACCAAG GTCTTAAGAGATGGAAGGTGGTCCGAGCAAGAAGCTGCTATATTAGTTCCAGGGGATGTGATCAGCATCAAGTTGGGAGATATTATCCCAGCTGATGCTCGTCTTCTGGAGGGAGATCCTCTGAAGATTGATCAATCTGCTCTCACAGGTGAGTCCTTGCCCGTGACCAAGAACCCAGGTGATGAAATCTTCTCCGGATCTACCTGCAAGCAAGGTGAGATTGAAGCTGTTGTAATTGCCACTGGGGTGCACACCTTCTTCGGTAAAGCTGCTCATCTTGTGGACAGTACCAATCAAGAAGGCCACTTCCAGAAGGTGCTGACGGCTATCGGGAACTTTTGCATATGCTCCATTGCATTAGGAATGGTCGTTGAGATAGTAGTAATGTACCCAATTCAGCACCGCAAGTATCGAGATGGAATTGACAATCTTTTGGTGCTTCTCATTGGAGGGATTCCAATTGCCATGCCAACTGTCCTGTCTGTGACTATGGCCATCGGCTCCCACCGGCTTTCACAGCAAGGTGCTATCACCAAAAGAATGACAGCCATCGAAGAAATGGCTGGAATGGATGTCTTGTGCAGTGACAAGACTGGAACTCTCACTCTCAACAAGCTTACAGTGGATAAGTCCTTGATTGAG GTATTTGCAAAAGATGTGGACAAAGATAGTGTGATTTTGTATGGGGCAATGGCCTCCAGGGTTGAGAATCAAGATGCTATTGATGCATGTATTGTTGGGATGTTGGGTGACCCCAAGGAG GCCAGAGCAGGCATCACTGAGGTACATTTTCTGCCATTTAACCCAGTGGAAAAGCGCACGGCTATAACATATATTGACTCAGAAGGCAATTGGCACAGAATTAGCAAGGGAGCACCGGAGCAG ATCATTGAATTGTGCAACCTCAGGGATGATGCAAAAAAGAAAGCTCATGCCATCATCGATAAGTTTGCCGATCGTGGACTACGCTCTCTAGGTGTTTGTAGACAA ACTGTACCAGAGAAAACCAAGGATAGCCCTGGAGGGCCATGGCAATTTGTTGGTCTCTTGCCTCTTTTTGATCCTCCAAGGCATGACAGTGCAGAAACCATTAATCGTGCCCTTAATCTAGGTGTCAATGTCAAGATGATCACCGGTGACCAGCTTGCAATTGGCAAGGAAACTGGTCGCAGGCTTGGAATGGGAACCAACATGTATCCTTCTTCTGCTCTCCTTGGACAGAACAAGGATGAGTCTATTGCTGCCCTTCCTGTTGATGAGCTTATTGAAAAGGCTGATGGCTTTGCTGGTGTCTTCCCTG AGCACAAATACGAGATTGTGAAGAGGCTGCAAGAAAGGAAGCACATTTGTGGGATGACTGGAGATGGTGTGAATGATGCTCCAGCATTGAAGAAAGCGGACATTGGAATTGCAGTGGCTGATGCTACTGATGCAGCTCGGGGTGCATCTGATATAGTCTTGACAGAGCCAGGATTGAGTGTGATTGTGAGTGCTGTCTTAACAAGCAGAGCCATTTTCCAGAGAATGAAGAATTATACAATTTATGCAGTTTCTATAACCATCCGAATTGTGCTGGGTTTTATGCTCCTTGCTCTTATTTGGAAGTTTGATTTCTCTCCTTTCATGGTTCTCATCATTGCAATTCTCAATGACGGAACGATCATGACGATTTCCAAAGATAGAGTGAAGCCATCTCCACTTCCTGATTCATGGAAGCTAAAGGAGATCTTTGCTACTGGAATTGTACTTGGTACCTACCTAGCTGTCATGACTGTTGTATTCTTCTGGGCCGCTCACAGTTCTGACTTTTTCTCG GAAAAGTTTGGTGTTAGATCCATCAGAAACAACCATGATGAGCTTACAGCTGCAGTCTACCTCCAAGTGAGCATAGTCAGTCAGGCACTAATCTTCGTTACAAGGTCCCGCAGCTGGTCTTTTGTTGAACGCCCCGGTCTCCTACTTGTGACTGCTTTTGTCATTGCGCAACTG ATTGCCACTCTCATTGCTGTATATGCCGAATGGGATTTTGCTAAAGTAAATGGTATTGGCTGGGGATGGGCTGGTGTTATTTGGATCTACAGCATTGTCTTCTACTTCCCTCTAGATATTCTGAAGTTCCTCATTCGATATGCTTTGAGTGGCAAAGCCTGGGATAACCTAGTCCAAAACAAG ACTGCATTCACAACAAAGAAGGATTATGGAAGAGGAGAGAGGGAAGCACAATGGGCTGCAGCTCAACGTACCCTGCATGGACTGCAGCCTCCGGAAACTGCAGAACTCTTCCAAGATAAGAATTACAGGGAGTTGTCCGAGATTGCTGAGCAGGCCAAGAGGCGTGCAGAAGTAGCAAG GTTAAGAGAACTTCATACACTTAAAGGGCATGTTGAATCAGTGGTGAGACTCAAGGGACTAGACATTGACACCCTTCAACAGCACTACACTGTTTGA